The Breoghania sp. L-A4 sequence CGATTCCAGCTTCTGTCACCGGGTCACCCAGGCGCTCAACAACGGCTGGCAGCTTTCCGGCTCCCCGTCGCTGAGTTTCGACGCGGTGCGCGGCCTGACGGTCTGCGGCCAGGCGGTCATCAAGGAGGTGCCGGGCACCGACTACGCGCCCGACATGAAGCTCGGCGACTACTGAATCCGCCGGGCTGCTTTCCGGGCTACTTGAACGTTCCGGAAAAACCCGTGATGGCGAGCGGATTGTGCGTCATCGCGGCGGCATCGGGCGTGTCGGTGGCAATATGGCCGGAAAAGCTGTCGAACAGCGACTTCACGAAGCCTTCCGGCAGGTCGCGGGTGATGAACACCAGCCGTGAGCGGTGATCGTCATCCGGCCAGCGCTCCAGCGTCGCCGGCGGATGAAACACATGCTGCACGCCGTGGATGACCACCGGCCGCTCCGGATCCTCGGCGATCTGCACGATGCCCTTGACCCGCAGCAGCTTCGGGCCGTGCGCCGAGCGCAGCAGATCGAGGAACATCTCCAGCCCGGCCACGGAAATCGGCCGTTCCGCCGTTAACGTGAAGGCGCGAATATGCTCGTCGTGCCGGTTCACGTCATGCGCATGGTCATGGCCGTGGTCGTGAGTATGCTCATGCGCGTGGTGTCCGTGGTGCGCCGGGTCGCGATAGGCTTCGTCGCGCAGCCAGCCGGCCACATCGGCGATTTTCGTCTCCGGATCATAGAGGCCGCAATTGAGCAAAGCCGCGGCGGTGACCTCCCCTTCGGCGGCATTCAGAACGATGGCGCCAGGGTTGAGCGCGGCGATCCGGCCGCGCAACGACCGCAGCGCATCTTTTTGCGTGTCGGTTTCGACCAGATCCGTCTTGGTCAGCACGATCCGGTCGGCCACCGCCAGTTGCTTGACCGCTTCCTCATGCGCGTCCAGCGTTGCCGCGCCATTGATGGCGTCCACCGTGGTGATCACCCCGTCGAGGCGGTAGCGCATCAGCAGATAGGGGTGCAGCATCACCGTGTGCAGCACGGGCGCGGGATCCGCCAGACCGGTCGTCTCGATGACAACCCGTTTGAGCGCCTTGATGCGGCCGTTGTCGATCCGCCGCAGCAGATCCTCCAGCGTATTGACCAGATCGCCGCGAATGGTGCAGCACAGGCAGCCCGACGACAGCTCGATCACGCCCTCGTCCGCCTGCGCCACCAGCAGGTGATCCAGCCCGACATCGCCGAACTCGTTGACGATCACGGCGGTGTCCGCGAGCGCCGGATCGCACAGCAGCCGGTTGAGCAGGGTGGTCTTGCCCGACCCCAGAAAGCCGGTCAGCACGCTCAGCGGAATCGGCGCCGGAGGACGGCGCGCGCTCTTCTTGGCATCAGGCATGAAACTCACCGTCTTGACGGAGGGAGGCGCGAGCGGCGGCTAGCGCAGGGGCGCGGGGCGAACCAGCGGCGTTCGCGTGCCGTCGGCCGCCAGCGGCGGCAGAACGACGATGGCGCCGGGCTTGGGCGCATAGGCCACGGGCGTATCCACCGTCGGCGCCTTGGCGACCACACCCGGTTTGCGCACCGGCAACGGATG is a genomic window containing:
- a CDS encoding DUF1737 domain-containing protein; translated protein: MRLYRFITGPDDSSFCHRVTQALNNGWQLSGSPSLSFDAVRGLTVCGQAVIKEVPGTDYAPDMKLGDY
- a CDS encoding GTP-binding protein, encoding MPDAKKSARRPPAPIPLSVLTGFLGSGKTTLLNRLLCDPALADTAVIVNEFGDVGLDHLLVAQADEGVIELSSGCLCCTIRGDLVNTLEDLLRRIDNGRIKALKRVVIETTGLADPAPVLHTVMLHPYLLMRYRLDGVITTVDAINGAATLDAHEEAVKQLAVADRIVLTKTDLVETDTQKDALRSLRGRIAALNPGAIVLNAAEGEVTAAALLNCGLYDPETKIADVAGWLRDEAYRDPAHHGHHAHEHTHDHGHDHAHDVNRHDEHIRAFTLTAERPISVAGLEMFLDLLRSAHGPKLLRVKGIVQIAEDPERPVVIHGVQHVFHPPATLERWPDDDHRSRLVFITRDLPEGFVKSLFDSFSGHIATDTPDAAAMTHNPLAITGFSGTFK